From a region of the Triticum aestivum cultivar Chinese Spring chromosome 7D, IWGSC CS RefSeq v2.1, whole genome shotgun sequence genome:
- the LOC123170171 gene encoding uncharacterized protein → MKFFSAFDPWPVFFRREWGRTWPFLAGFAVTGALITKMTAGFTEEDLKNSKFVQAHKK, encoded by the coding sequence ATGAAGTTCTTCTCGGCGTTCGACCCGTGGCCGGTGTTCTTCCGCCGGGAGTGGGGCCGCACCTGGCCCTTCCTCGCCGGCTTCGCCGTCACGGGGGCCCTCATCACCAAGATGACCGCCGGCTTCACCGAGGAGGACCTCAAGAACTCCAAGTTCGTCCAGGCGCACAAGAAGTAG